In Castor canadensis chromosome 11, mCasCan1.hap1v2, whole genome shotgun sequence, a single genomic region encodes these proteins:
- the Krt16 gene encoding keratin, type I cytoskeletal 16, giving the protein MTTCSRQFTSSSSMKGSCGIGGGSSRISSVLAGGSCRAPSTYGGLSVTSSRFSSGGACGMGGGYGGGFSSSSSFGGALGGGFGGGYGGGFGGGFSGGFGAGFGVGDGGLLSGNEKVTMQNLNDRLASYLDKVRALEEANTDLEVKIRDWYQRQRPNELKDYSPYFRTIEELKSKIIAATIENARPILQIDNARLAADDFRTKYEHELALRQTVEADVNGLRRVLDELTLARADLEMQIESLKEELAYLKKNHEEEMLALRGQTGGDVSVEMDAAPGVDLSRILNEMRDQYEQMAEKNRRDAEAWFISKTEELNKEVASNSELIQSGRSEVTELRRVFQGLEIELQSQLSMKASLENSLEETKGRYCMQLSQIQGLIGSVEEQLAQLRCEMEQQSQEYKILLDVKTRLEQEIATYRRLLEGEDAHISSSQHSSGQSYSSREVFSSSSSSSSRQPRPILKEQGSSSFSQSQSQI; this is encoded by the exons ATGACCACCTGCAGCCGCCAGTTCACTTCCTCCAGCTCCATGAAGGGCTCCTGTGGCATTGGTGGTGGCTCCAGCCGCATCTCCTCTGTCCTAGCCGGAGGATCCTGCCGGGCCCCCAGCACCTATGGGGGCCTGTCGGTCACCTCCTCTCGCTTCTCCTCTGGGGGTGCCTGTGGAATGGGGGGCGGCTATGGTGGTGgcttcagcagcagcagcagctttgGAGGGGCCCTAGGAGGTGGTTTTGGTGGAGGATATGGTGGTGGCTTTGGTGGTGGCTTCAGTGGTGGCTTTGGTGCTGGTTTTGGTGTTGGTGATGGTGGCCTCCTTTCTGGCAATGAGAAGGTGACCATGCAGAACCTCAATGACCGCCTGGCCTCCTATCTGGACAAGGTGCGTGCCCTGGAGGAGGCCAACACCGACCTGGAGGTGAAGATCCGAGACTGGTACCAGAGGCAGCGGCCCAATGAGCTCAAAGACTACAGTCCCTACTTCAGGACCATTGAGGAGCTGAAGAGCAAG ATCATTGCAGCCACTATTGAGAACGCTCGGCCCATTCTGCAAATTGACAATGCCAGGCTGGCAGCTGATGACTTCAGGACCAA GTACGAGCATGAGCTGGCTCTGCGCCAGACCGTGGAGGCCGATGTCAACGGTCTACGAAGGGTGCTGGATGAGCTGACCTTGGCCAGAGCTGACCTGGAGATGCAGATTGAAAGCCTCAAGGAGGAGCTGGCCTACCTGAAGAAGAACCACGAGGAG GAGATGCTTGCCCTGAGGGGTCAGACTGGTGGGGATGTCAGTGTGGAGATGGACGCCGCCCCTGGTGTGGACCTGAGCCGAATCTTGAATGAGATGCGTGACCAATATGAACAGATGGCAGAGAAGAACCGCAGAGATGCTGAGGCCTGGTTCATAAGCAAG ACCGAGGAACTGAACAAAGAAGTGGCTTCTAACAGTGAACTGATACAGAGTGGCCGCAGCGAAGTGACTGAGCTCCGCAGAGTGTTCCAAGGCCTGGAAATTGAGCTGCAGTCCCAGCTCAGCATG AAAGCATCCCTGGAGAACAGCCTGGAGGAGACCAAAGGCCGCTACTGCATGCAGCTGTCCCAGATCCAGGGGCTGATTGGCAGTGTGGAGGAGCAGCTGGCACAGCTGCGCTGTGAGATGGAGCAGCAGAGCCAGGAGTACAAGATCCTGCTGGATGTGAAGACCCGGCTGGAGCAGGAGATCGCCACCTACCGCCGCCTGCTGGAGGGCGAGGACGCCCA CATCTCCTCCTCTCAGCACTCCTCTGGCCAATCCTATTCTTCCCGCGAAG TCTTCTCTTCgtcctcttcctcatcctctcGCCAGCCTCGTCCCATCCTCAAGGAGCAGGGCTCATCCAGCTTCAGCCAAAGCCAGAGTCAGATCTAG